AAATGTATAGGATATAACTGCCCTTTCATTCTAATTTTGCTTTGATTCTCTCgctttctcctctctctccttttcttccGGGTCGATCTCTCTATTTTTCCCACTATTTCTCCCTAttaatcaaattatttttctacagaaaaattacattttttttgtatgaatGAGAACCTCTTGACTTAACAGTCACATGCAAACCTTAATagaagtgaaaattttatgttatcttattttaatattacattattttttgtttcaattcagtGAACTGATCATGGTTCTTGTGCGTAAGGGTCGATGTTTAATAATATCCTATGTATTGTAGCACGTTGAACCAACCAATTTCTGCCGCTCCACCCTTGCCAGACTAATATCTTATGGATTAGAGGATGTTAGGATGGGTTGTTCAGCTATATATTTGCACAAATAAACCAATCACTCTGTctaaaaaacattttttttacttttaaattaatcaataaGTTGGGAAATTTGCCAACATTGAAAGAGCGTgtaattcaacccaaattgggaatatatatatatatatatatatatatagtcgtAAGCTTAGGGAAGGAACATTTCTTTTATTACCGACTTTCCACCCAATAAActtaaaaacttaaaaatagTGAGAGATATAAAAGTGACACAGCCATAAATCAACGGAAAACTGAAACTCAAAAGCGTCCAAATTTTGAAGTTATTGCTAACGAAACTCACTACAGGAATTCCGCAAAATGTGACCCTATATATTATTGAGAaataaaatgggataaatttcatatcgaaaaagaaaaaaaattcataaattaatatatgatttGGATACCACCATTTATcagtttgagcttttaagtggatatggatCCAAGTCCGTGTAAGCCCATTGGAAAtctaatatggtatcagagtctGGGTTACACGTATGCGCGCCTACGTGAGTGTGCGTACCCACACCATGCCAGGTCCAATATGTCCGAGTGCAGTcaagagtgcgcctcgtgttagtgtcCCCCCTCACCCGAGCACGAAAAATGAGTtcggctcgaggtcaattattgagggcgggtgtttaaagacacgtgacaacgtgtatgCAAAAATAGATTACACGTTATGTAAatttaatagatatatataataaatcataTTGTTTGCGGTTAcaaatagcatatatattatatactatatggggcaaaagataaataataaatatatatgcatacatatgtatataattagAACCACCCTGTAAACTTACTTATCCAAGAAAAGGGACAACCTACacttggggaaaaaaaaactgtctCTGTGGAAATACAAAGGATTTTAACAACCATATACCTTCTTCAaactataataataacaaaaataaagaagataGAGGTAATTAAGCAAATGATTGCAAAactctataaaaaaaagaaggcctttgattttatttttaaaacattagttctaatttttttatgtgaacTCTGATATTTGAAAACTCAATTAGGATTAGTTCTAATTTTTCaaccaataaaagaaaaaaagaaacaactaCTGTTATTTCCTAATCCTagccaaaaataaaatgatcaataatttaagaattaaataatgaaaaaaaagaacagtGGCTATTGGCCCGTTCCCACCGCCCAAAACTGAGCCAAGGCGCCCATTCACCGTCCAACCCCACAGACCCACTTGTGTGGCCTCACAACCAACCTGAATTGTTGACCGCCCCATGTCTTGTTGACTTTGTAACTGCCCATGTTTGTTCGGTTACTTGCAACTCCCGATTTAGATCCTTAAGGATTCTACTCATatctttttctaaaattaattattaataaaataaaatgattcaGATCcctaagaaaaaagaaaatcaattttgaCTGATAAATCTATAATTATGACTAATTTTCATTCTCCACTACataatatacatgtatatatatatatattttgctgaCCTGGGCGTCCGAGTTTCACCCGACTAATCCTGGTACTCCGTGAATCCTGGGTGATCTAATATAATATTGTTTATTTGTCTAGTCTAAAATCTAGCCGAACACTTTACTCTTAAGTCCTATGTATTtctaaaatgtaaaatatgtgATAATCATATTCAATTGAAAAGAAGCATATCAACAATTTTATGTTTgcatgataaatatatataaatatatatgttatactATATCGGAGAGTGTATCTCATAATTGGTTTTCAGGCGTAGAGATGAACGTCTCGAGTCACAGGGAAAAAGGAAGACCAATTGATGATCAGATTACTGATAATCAATTTCTGAAAATAGTCCACATAATTCTCATATAACTCTTGGCAAAATACGATGGTGTGAGACTTACATTTGTACAGAAAGAGCCATGGAAGGAAAGTTGCAAAAGAGGGAAAGAAGGAAAACTTAGAGAGAGAATAAAAATCCCTACATAGAAGAAACAATCCTAATCGAAACACATTCACTGAAACGGTACAATAAGAGAAGATATCTCAAATCCCAAGAATGACGAATTTACGTAACGGACTCACCGAGTAGTAGAGAGCGGCGCAAACGACAGGCCGAGGCAAATTGTCAAGCGGAGGACAGGATGTAGAGTACCGGCTAACCTGAACGAAGTTGGGCGGATCCATTCCCCACCACGAAGCAGCAGCTTTTTTGTCATGGACCTCGTGGTGTTCCTGACGAGGTGGTGGGTGCGGCGGATAGAGTCCTCGAGTTCAGGCAGGAGGAACCTGCACATGCTCCGCGGGTTGCTGAAGCAACTCATCAACTGAACTCGCTCCCCCCATCGTCACATCGCACCTCTCTCTCCTGCCTTCTTCCAGTTTTCCGTTGGACAATGTCAAATCCCCTTGCACGAGGAATAATGATTTGGTTTAGTTCGAACCAAACAAGAAATGTAAAACTGAAACTCAGAAAAAGcatgtcattttttttcctgatgatATGCAAAAGTTCAAATAAAACAATAACAAGAACAATGAAATGGTacgaatggaaaaaaaaagcggCACAGGATATTCTTGCCGAAGTTCGGAGACTGACGTGTGTCATAGCGCCGTGTTATATATGAAACGGATAAGTACCAACATAAAACTAACATGAAAGGAGGGGATCGGGCAAGGGGCTGGCTCCGGCAGGAAATTATCACACAACAGGGAAAGATGGATGGTGATGGGGTGTCCAACAAGCAGAAGGCGTAGACATTTGAAGGTGGCAAGAAGACATTGTGGATGGAAAAGAGGAGAAGGATTAATGAAGGTACAGTCGTGGTTTGCAGTCGAAGACCGACTTGATTTCGCAGCATGAGATATGAGGTGTAGGAGCGGGGGCCTATCAGAGTTTGTACAGGAGACCCCTCCTTCCGTAAGAGCAGTGTCCTTCCGTAAGAGCTGTGAAGGCATCAGTAGGAAGCAGCAACATTAGGGGTATGTTGCTTATACGTTTATGTAAAATCCTTTATATATGAAGGTACATGTAACaatataacattttttttaaccacCAGGGGTATttcagaaagaaagaaaaattgagagaCACTTGAAgggacaattttttttccgagaagaatcaaaataaaatgaatcataaaaaagaattgttacttgatattttttaaaaaaaaaagtcattttATTTGGTGAATAAAAGGTCATGTCTTTCATAATtaggaatttttaaaaaatatatatatatttcgaaaagaagcaaaatgaagagaatcataaaaaaaaaaaaactgtcaCGTAATACtaaaaaaggtaaaattcaattaaatagTCAggtttgatataaaaaaaacactaTTTAATTGAAGGGTCGtgttttattataattaagagGTGTTAAATGAAACCTTATCTATATACGTTGAATGGGTGGAACTGATAATTATGAGTGGGGCCACACACAGAGAAGGgtaaaatgtaaataatgaAAAGTCGAGAAACACAAAAATAAGTTtcacacttttatatatgtaaaataatagaattatgatttttattttttttcatactaAGCCATAAGTCTCCTtcaataattagaaaaaaaaagtagataATATTGTCTGTGAAAGAAAGGGAATGAACAATAATCTCCAAATTTCCTCAAACGTCTCTGTTATGTGATTATAACATAGAATATCAATAATAGGGTAAAATTAACGGGTTTCATGCCTAATATTGTCTAGATCGTGCAATCTTTTCGTGAAGAATTTAAAGAGGTGTTCTATCCGCTTTATTGAAATATGAGGATTCTGACTGTTTTTATTCCCTCATAAATTATAATCTGTCGCCTTGAAATCCTCTCTTTATTTGATTCTATGATACTAATGCATAAGCTTTACGCCCTTCTTTGTTAAGGGCACACTAGAATGAGATGTGAAAGCCAAGAGAAAGAAtcaaagataaaagaaaaactaacaAGTTGTTGGTTAATTAAATTGGAAGCAGCAACATCAACACGGACGACAACATAAGTTTGAATTCTGAGAAATGCAGTTATCGGAAGCAATAAGATTAAAGAAAAGAGGAGAAGACGTTGAGCTCGGCTTTTCCAAGATCAGTTATTTTTACGAGAGacttttgttctttttcttttgtcttttttccagTCGACCAATATATGTCGTCGGCCACTCCattaaattaatgatattttaataatgtacCCAAGCTAGCTAGCTGTTGGGACATTACCAGTTTCCCTTTCACTCCTGAATTCCTTTTAGTTCTGACTCTGAGGCGATCTATCTagttgtttcttcttcttcttcttcttcttcttcttctttgtatttttcttCTCAAGGATGGCTGCTGCTGATACCTCCCGCCTTCTTCAGCATCCCAGCCATAAACATGCCCTGGTCTTGCAAGAGCTGAGCGAAAGTTTCAGATTCGAATGCCAGATCTGTAGTATCTCCGTGAAAGGTCCGGCCTACCATTGCATAGACTGCGAGTTCTTCATCCACAAGTCATGTGCCGAGTTGCCTCCCGAGATTCAACATCCCTCTCATCCACAGCACCCGCTTGTATTATCCACGCCCTCAGGCCGGAGTTTTGGCTGTTATGGGTGTCGTTACCCGCTATCTGTTAACTGCTATCAATGTTATGACTGTCGAATAGACTTACATGTGGGATGTGCAGTTGCAACTCTCCCTCCTCCCGAAGAAGAACAGCATAAGGACGAGCAAAAGCGCGAGAACAAGGACCACCACGAGGAGGAGATGATTAAGCACTTTGCTCACAGGCACCCTCTTTCATCCTTCCACTTGGATGCACCAAATTGGATCCGTTGCAAGGCATGCTGGGGGCGGATCTCTGGTCGCGTTTATGGTTGCCGTGCCTGCATATTCGTGCTGCACGAATCATGCGCTCTGGCACCCCGAAAGATAATGAATCATCCTTTCCATCCACAGCACTCGCTCACCTTGTTTGTCCATTCCAAGGCTAGCTTTCGATGCAGAGTCTGCGAGTGGAAGTGTCAGTTCGCATACAAGTGCAATGAATGTGGTTTCATTCTCGATGTGAATTGTGCTGTTTCCATTAAGCATCCTCCTCCTCGAGATCATGATCATAGTCGTAGCACAGACGACAGGCGGGATCAGATCCATCATTTTTCCCACCCCCACCAACTGACATCTTTTTATGCTAAAGCTAAGCTTCTTGCGACCTGTGATGTTTGCAAGGAAGAGATATCGGGTGATTTTTACTGTTGCCCTGACTGCCTTTTCTTGCTCCACCCATCGTGTGCCAAGTTGACACAAGAGATTGTGCACCCTCTTCATCCGGAACACCCTCTCATTTGCCAACCAGGTCGTCTTAAGTGCTCTCTCTGCTCTAATTATATTAAACATGGCTTTGAATTCAAGTGTGAAGAGTGTCCCTTTGGCCTTGATGTGGGATGCGCTCTCCAATCTCTCTCCGCTACGAAGGAGGAATTAACTCTCAACAGTGAGCTTCTCCATAAACACCCCATGAGGCTTCAGTTTCTAACTGAGGGACATGATTATAAATCAGGCCGTATTGTCTGCTGCGAGTGCCCTGCTGAAGGTCTAGTTTACGTCTGTGCAAATGCTTGCGACATGATGATCCATAAAACATGTGCTGAGCTACCACATGAATTAGAACACCCTATTCACCCACAGcatcctctccttctttcttCTGAGCCACTCGACAAATCCAATCCTTGCTTTGCATGTCTGGAAAGCTCTGGGGGATTCACCTATTACTGTGATTATTGTAAGTTCCAGTTCCATGCACATTGTGCTATGAGGAGGCCGACTCTGAAACATCAGCATCACGAGCATAACCTATCTTATTTCGGAAAGATACGCTGCAAGCCATACAGCGTGCAATGCGATGTGTGTTACGATGATTGCAGGATCGACTTCTACCGCTGTGTTCCGTGCAACTATAATATTCACTTCAGTTGCTTGCCTCTGCCCCATTCCGTTAAACACAAATTCCACTTCCATCCGCTGGTGCTCCGTGATAGAGTTGTTGATGAACATTATGCTTATGAGGAGCAATACTGCGACTTGTGTGAGACACTCAGGAACCCAGAACGTGGAGTCTATTATTGCGAGGTGTGTAATTATGCTGTTGATATCGACTGCGTCATCCCCAAGGTAAGCCCCACATCCCAAAAATTCCACTACATTCTTATTCTCCGAAGCATTAGGTACCTAGCCATGACTCTTTCTGAATCATCCCGATCTCAATTTATGTCTCGAGAAAGTAGCAATGATAGGAAAAAcctgaagaaggaaaaagaagccACTCCTAGCTAGACCTTTGCTTGGAAAGAAAATTGTTGCACAATTCATAGTATATTGTCtatgaattatatatctttttgaaattaatgatatgaaactaaatatataaatgatcgCCATCTCCAGGCAAATCTCGAGAAAAGGAGACAAATGGAGGACATTAAGCTCAAGCAACTGGATGAACAAATTGCCAGTAACGAAGCGGGGACAGAGACATTGAAGATAAAAATGGAAATGGCAAAGAAAGAATGGGAAATGTCAAAGGAAAAATGGGAAATAGCAATGAAAGATCTGGAGGAGCTTAAGAAAAAGAGACGAGAGATATTGAGCTCTCGAGCGCAACAGGAAGAAGAGTCAAACAGGGCATGAACTTGGAGTCTCGTAATGCTCTGTTCTTTTGTCTCTCTGGCCTTTCAAGCTTCTGCTCAACTTTTCCTGAAGCTCTTAAAGCTACCAAGAGATTTAAAGGTCGGTTCAATTCATGGTAAATGAGGCAAAGCTACATGAAAAGCTGAGTCGTGGTAATTAATACTCCCATGCCTTACATTCACTTGCATACGAATATTTCCTATAAGCATTAGATGCATGGACATTGAGTATTGTTTCCTAGAAGCTCTTTCGCTCGTGTTGCTTCCGTGCTAATGTATTAAGTTGTTTAATACGTTATAAACTTCCTCTGTGCTTTAAATGGCAAAGTTCGACACTGTTCTGTGAAATTCTACATCGATCTTGGCTATTGATATTTTGAGCAGAGCTTATGTAACGAATTCATGAGGTGGGCGGAGATAGAGACAAGATGCCATCCTGTGGAGCTGAGGCATGAGGGCAGATCCTGGCCCGTGAAGATGCTATGCTACCCAAAGCCAGAGGGTAACCAGGGAAAGCTCTGCCATGGTTGGGCTGCCTTCTTGAAAGATAATGTTGTACGGCACGGCACTGAAGATATTTGTGTCTTTGAGCTGATCAACAGGAACGCCTTCTGCGTTCACATATTCAGGTGTTCTGCTCATTTTTAGTCTTAGCATGCGAGTCCGATGGCTGAGGTTCATTTTGCTGCGTTGTGGCTGGTGATGCAACTGTTACAATCAACTGTCGATCAGTTATGCCTCGTTCCTCTCTGTTGTTACTTTAATGGCATAGTTGTAGTACAGTGATTGATGCTGAAAAATGCCAATATTTCTCGGAAAGCTTTTCGTTCATACATGGCGTgcatgttcatatatatagttcaTGTTTAACATAAAAACTTCCTTAGTTAACCATTTCTCTTGGCTAGTTAATTGATTAACTTGTTTATGAAGCTACTGTACTCCTGTATATACGAGAAAGTATCCATACATCTGTCAGCACTAACACATTGCAACCTTCCAATCGGAAGATGACAGTCTGATTTCCTAATGATTCCGtgtaatttaaattttccatCTAACTGAAGCCAGTACAATGTTAGGTTTGGCATATATAAGAGAAGATGCCAAAATGGTCTTGCAACACTTTGCATTATTACTAGCTGGCGTTTCTGCTTTGAGATGTACAAGACTGGCTGCTGGCTTCAACAAATGATCATGTCCCTTGCCCTTCGGCGAGTATAACTCAATAActtattttttcctcttttattAAGGTTGAAGGTGGGGAGAACCGAGGGTCGTAGATGGGAAGTCGGTAGGGTTGGCTGCAATCTTGTGAAAAACCATCACCGAAAATTTGTACAGGAAAGGATTAATGATACACACATATAATACAGACTGCGGTGCAATGGAGAGGTCCGTACTGAGGAAAATTAAGGCGGCctttttttcttgttataGCCTTTTCCATCTGCTCTGCCCTAAGGCCTGTCGTCCTATGTAATTTTGAACCCGGGGCATTCGGGAGATCCTTTGATCCCCGTTCACAGTTTCAGAGCTGATCGAGTGATGTAGGTTCGTCATTTTAGCATTGCAGTACATTTTATCCttttgatcatcaaatataatTACCCCTGATGTATTGGGTTTATCTATCTAGGTGTTTTACTGAAGGATGCTGATTTATGTTTGTTACGATGTCGATGGATGAAAGCATCATCGGTGGTTCATTTATGTTTGTCCTAGATTGATATATCACTCGGTACAGTATGGATATTTGAAGCCTACGTTTGGTAGCTGGGATGTATGTGATTTAGAATGGGGATTTACCATCAAGAATCGCCATCCTTGAGCAATATGAATTGGCTATTCCGTCGTAGCCACGTCATGAATATGAATCTTAGACCGATGCACAACCATATGAGTTAGGCTAAGTAGTGCCAAGGTGCACTTCATGATCAGACCTGACTTAACATTCTCGATGTCTCATTGGCCTCGGGACGAATCCTTTGGCCCGTCACGAGGCTTCACTCAGATCTTCGCTTGCCCAGTCATGTTGAAGATTCTTTTTGCCTGTGCGTTTGAAGCACCGGCTTACAACCTCCCTGATGGTCAAAAAGTTCTCTTGAGTCTATGAGTCGGGGCCGAATAGATCTCGTGGCAACCAAGTTGAGCTGTTGAGATCGGGCTTGGCTTCTTCTGGCATGTTAGCTCTCAGTCGAGATTATAAAGAATGACAAGATAAAGTTATATTATTCGAATGTTGGAGGACTGGATGCTCGTCTATTTACtaaaaattgtcaaaattcaattctcaACAACTACTACAAACGATGGAAGAGCTTTAATTTCGTCTTTCCGGATACAAATCACCCGTGCCGTGATGGTTTTCTATTAATTAACCTACATGTTATGATTTGGTGTCTGCATCTTCGACCAAGAGCACGGCGCATTTAATGTAAGCTCCATGGCGTTGCTTGTTCCTAAATCCTACTCCAATCAGTTCTGTTTCACGTAATCCAAATCTGTCGAGACAGAACTCATTATCAGAATGAAAACGTCATTATCGCTGTTATATTTGAACATGGTCAAGACATATAGCACGACAAGCATAAATTTTCCCTCATTATATGCTTATCAGAAgaggtaaaaagaaaaacaaatcacAACTTCCCCTCACGGCATCGGTTAGGAAGGACCCGAAACAGTTTTAATACTTCAATATAGTGCAAAATTTCAATACTCAATTGAATGTGTAACATACAAGTGGTAGGTTGAGAAgtttgaagaagaaaagagctGGGGAAGAAAACGTGAGGTTTTTTGCTCATGAGAAGTGGGTGGCTAATTATATCTATACATGATCCCCATCATTTAACTCTCTCTCTTATCCGCGAACCGTTCCCCAGGCCTGCAAACCATTAGATCAATTTCCCGCACTAAGATTCATATCACAGCAAGTTGATTAATTTGACGATGTACGGGCACGATGAAACAACTCCTTAAGGGACAGGATACACTTTACGATTCTTGTATATAAGTCCCTCCATCTGCGTACTTCAGACTTTCCCCTCTCATATTCCACATGTTTGGTGTTTGAAACATAAATATCGAGCTTGTGAAGACTTTAAAACCACGTTATTGCGTGCATAAGCACTCTTAAGGAAGGTATGAATCGATAGCTCTCTcatttctttctcttcttcttcatcctttCCAGTAGTGGCGTATGTAGGACAGATTTCTTATGAACTAATAGCAGCAGGTGTGTGGAGGAAATTAAATGGCCGGAGCCGGAGGAACTGGAAGACCGCCGAGATGGGGCAGGCCGCCACTGGAAGGGCCACTATATTTTGGTGGCTTGCATAGTTTGATATGCTCCTGGTTGGTGACACGGGTGAACGTTATATTATACGTTCGCGTTCAATGTGTGCTAGTATATTCATTTGGTACGGTATGCGTATAA
The sequence above is drawn from the Punica granatum isolate Tunisia-2019 chromosome 5, ASM765513v2, whole genome shotgun sequence genome and encodes:
- the LOC116208268 gene encoding uncharacterized protein LOC116208268, with protein sequence MRWAEIETRCHPVELRHEGRSWPVKMLCYPKPEGNQGKLCHGWAAFLKDNVVRHGTEDICVFELINRNAFCVHIFRLKVGRTEGRRWEVGRVGCNLVKNHHRKFVQERINDTHI
- the LOC116208258 gene encoding uncharacterized protein LOC116208258; this translates as MAAADTSRLLQHPSHKHALVLQELSESFRFECQICSISVKGPAYHCIDCEFFIHKSCAELPPEIQHPSHPQHPLVLSTPSGRSFGCYGCRYPLSVNCYQCYDCRIDLHVGCAVATLPPPEEEQHKDEQKRENKDHHEEEMIKHFAHRHPLSSFHLDAPNWIRCKACWGRISGRVYGCRACIFVLHESCALAPRKIMNHPFHPQHSLTLFVHSKASFRCRVCEWKCQFAYKCNECGFILDVNCAVSIKHPPPRDHDHSRSTDDRRDQIHHFSHPHQLTSFYAKAKLLATCDVCKEEISGDFYCCPDCLFLLHPSCAKLTQEIVHPLHPEHPLICQPGRLKCSLCSNYIKHGFEFKCEECPFGLDVGCALQSLSATKEELTLNSELLHKHPMRLQFLTEGHDYKSGRIVCCECPAEGLVYVCANACDMMIHKTCAELPHELEHPIHPQHPLLLSSEPLDKSNPCFACLESSGGFTYYCDYCKFQFHAHCAMRRPTLKHQHHEHNLSYFGKIRCKPYSVQCDVCYDDCRIDFYRCVPCNYNIHFSCLPLPHSVKHKFHFHPLVLRDRVVDEHYAYEEQYCDLCETLRNPERGVYYCEVCNYAVDIDCVIPKANLEKRRQMEDIKLKQLDEQIASNEAGTETLKIKMEMAKKEWEMSKEKWEIAMKDLEELKKKRREILSSRAQQEEESNRA